The genomic window CAGCAGGTCCGCCGGGCGCCAGTCGGCACGGGGCAGGCCGACCGGCACGTCGATCCCGACCGCGGCGGCGCCGTGGGCGCGGGCGAGCGCGACGAGCGGTGCGGCGTCCTGGGCGGTGAACGTCTCCCACCCGCGCAGCGCGGCGCGCTCGGGCGTCCCCTCGACGACGGCCACCGCCCACCCGCCGCGCCGGCCGTCCACCCCGACGACCACCCGGCGCGCGTCCACGTCCGCGATGGTCGCACCCCGGTCCGCACCGGGAGGCGACCCGCCCGAGCACGTGACCGGCGAGATGTCACTGTTCGTTGCTTCTAACTACCCTGTGTCATGCGTACCCTGGGGTCCATGGAGCGGAGGTCGGCGCCGCGGGCCCGGCCCGTCCACCACCCCTCCCTGTTCGGCGCAGCCCGGCGGGCAGACCTGCGTCGGCTGCTGACCCGCCCGCCCCAGGGCCTCGCGCTCGTCCTGCTCGTCGCGGTCGTGCTGGCCGTCGGCCTCGTGTCGGCCTCCACCCGGGTCGTCACGCTGACCTCGCTGGTGCCCGTCGCCCTCGTCGGCTCGCTGGTCCTGCGCTACCGCCGGATGGTCGTGCTGGCGGTGGCGGTGATGGTCGCGGTGGCCGTGTCGGGCCTGTTGCGCCCGGCGAGCTGGCCACCGCTCACCCCCAGCTTCGTGGTCGTCACCGCGCTGACCGTCCTCATGGCCGTCGTCTTCGCCCGCGGCCGTGAGCGGCTGGGGCTGACCGGCTACCTCGGCGAGGCCATGCTCGTGGACCTGCGCGACCGGTTGCTGGCCCAGGGGCGACCGCCGCAGCTGCCGCCCGGCTGGCACGCCGAGGGGCTGCTGCGCCCGGCCCACGGCGACGCCTTCTCCGGGGACGTGCTGCTGTCCTCCGTCGTGGGCGACCACCTGGAGGTGGCGCTCGTCGACGTCTCCGGCAAGGGGCAGGACGCCGGCAGCCGGGGGTTGCTGCTGTCGGGTGCCTTCGGGGGCCTGCTCGGGGCCCTGCCCCCGCACGAGTTCCTCCCCGCCGCCAACCGGTACGTGCTCCGGCAGAACTGGTTCGAGGGCTTCGCGACGGCCGTCCACGTCGCCGTCGACCTCACCTCCGGCAAGGTCACGGTGTCCTCGGCCGGTCACCCGCCGGCCGTGCACGCCCACGGCGCGCACGACGCCGAGCTGCTCGAGGGCGCCGCGGGGCCGGTGCTGGGCCTGGTCCCCGAGGCCGAGTTCACCGCCGTCACGACGACCCTCGAACCCGGCGACGCCCTGCTCGTCTACTCCGACGGGGTCGTCGAGCAGCGCGACGTCGACCTCGGCGAGGGCATCGGCGCGCTCGTGCGCCGGCTGCTCACGCTGCCCGTGGGCCAGCGGACCGGTTCGCTGGGGCGCCTCGTCGACGACGTGGCACCGGGGGAGGCCGACGACCGGACCGCGCTGATGCTCTGGCGCGACGCCTGAGGGACCGCCCGGTCAGGACGGCGGGCGCTGCGCCGCCGCCCGCGCCCCGCGCTCGGCGCCCAGGTCCCGCGCCAGCCGCGCGAGCAGCGGCGCCGCGTCGCGCACGCAGACGGCGGGGTCGGGCTCGAGGTCGGTCAGGGCCCGGGCGTCGCTGAACCCGGCCGCCCGCCAGCGCGCCTCGGGCAGGGTCCGTCGGCCGCTGAGGACGACGACCGGGGCCGGGACGCGCGCAGCGGCGGCCGCCACGCCCACGGGGGTCTTCCCGCCGAGGGACTGCTCGTCGAAGCTGCCCTCGCCCGTGATGACGAGCGAGGCGTCCTTCGTCCGCTCCGACCAGCCCGCCAGTTCCAGGACGACCTCGATGCCCGGCCGGCGGGTCGCGCCGAAGAACCCCAGGGCCAGGAAGCCGACCCCGCCCGCGGCCCCGGCCCCCGGGGCGTCCCGCGCGTCGAGCCCCGTCGTGGCGGCCAGCACGTCCGCGAACCGGGTCAGGGCCGCGTCCAGCAGGGCCACGTCGGCGGGGGAGGCGCCCTTCTGCGGGCCGAACACCGCGGCGGCGCCGCGCTCTCCCAGCAGCGGGTTGTCGACGTCGGCCGCGAGCGTCCAGCGGACCGCGCGCGCCCGGGGGTCCAGCCCGGACAGGTCGACGCGGTCCAGGTCCAGCAGCGCGGCCCCGCCGTCGGGCAGGTCGTGACCGGCGGCGTCGAGCAGCCGCGCCCCCAGTGCGACGAGGATCCCCGCGCCGCCGTCCGTCGTCGCGCTGCCGCCGGCGGCCAGCACGACCTCGCGCGCCCCGGCGTCCAAGGCGGCGCGGACCAGCTCGCCCGTGCCGCGCGTCGTGGCGCTCAGGGGGGCGGGCACGCCCCCGGGCAGGCGGTCCAGACCCGACGCCTGGGCCATCTCGACGAGCACGACGTCGCTGCCGTGGTCGGCGTCGCGGGCGAACGTGGCCTCGACGGTCCGCCCCGTCGGGCCGGGGACCTCGACGGTGACGGGCACGAAGCCCGCCGAGCGCAGCGCCGCCTCGACCGTCCCCTCGCCGCCGTCGGCCACGGGCAGCTCGGTCGAGGCGATGCCCAGACCCTCGGGCTCCAGACCGCGGTCGCGGCAGCCCGCGACGAAGGCGGCCAGGAACCCCTCGCGGAAGCCCTCCGCGACGATCCGGGCCACCTCCCCGGCGCTGAGGGAGCCCTTGAACTTGTCGGGGGCCACGACGACGTGGAAGACGCTCTCCGGCCAGGGCATGCCCGGGACCCTACCGACGGGCCCGGGACGCGAACAGCGGCCGGTCCCTGAGGGGCCGGCCGCTGCGGTGGAGCGGGTGACGAGAATCGAACTCGCGTAGCTAGTTTGGAAGACTAGGGCTCTACCATTGAGCTACACCCGCGTGAGGGGACCCGTGCGACCCGCCCGACGCAGTCTCCGCCACGCGGTAGTCCGCCGGGGGCCGTCCGCGACCCTCGGGGAACAGCCTAGCGGGTCCTGGGCGGTAGCCTGCTCCGTGTGCCGCCCGCGGGTGGTGCGCGGGGTGTGGCGCAGCTTGGTAGCGCGTCCGCTTTGGGAGCGGAAGGCCCCCGGTTCGAATCCGGGTACCCCGACGGACGATGCGACCGTCACCCAGTGCACCAGGTGGGCGGTCGCGCAGTGAAGGGCCCCGTCGCGGACAGCTACGCTTTCGCGGTGCGTCGGGGCTGCCCCGGCGTGCCGCACGCCTGACCACGACCTCCGCGACGCGGAGAGACCCCAGGAGATCCCCGCTGTGAAGAGCGACGTCGAGACCCTCAACCCGACCCGGGTGAAGTTCACCGTGGAGGTCGGCTACGACGAGCTGAAGCCCAGTCTCGACAAGGCCTACAAGACCATCGGTGGTCAGGTCCAGGTCCCGGGCTTCCGCAAGGGCAAGGTGCCCGCGCGGGTCATCGACCAGCGCTTCGGTCGTGCCGTCGTCCTCGAGGAAGCCGTCAACGACGCGCTGCCGAAGTTCTACCAGCAGGCCGTCGAGGCCTCGGACTTCCTCCCCCTGGGCCAGCCCACCGTCGACGTCTCGCAGGCGCCGGACCCGGCCAAGGGCGGGGACCTGAAGTTCTCCGTCGAGGTCGACGTCCGCCCGACCCTCGAGCTGCCCGACCTGTCCACCGTCGTCGTCTCCGTCGACGACCTCGAGGTCCCGGCCGAGGAGGTCGAGACCCGCCTCACCGCGCTGCGCGAGCGCTTCGGCACCCTCGTGGGCGTCGACCGGGCCGCCGCCGACGGCGACTTCGTGTCCATCGACCTGCGCGCCGAGATCGACGGCGAGGAGATCGAGACCGCCAAGGGCATCAGCTACCGCATCGGTCAGGGCAACATGATCGAGGGCCTCGACGAGGCGCTGACCGGCGTCGCCGCCGAGGGCACCACGACCTTCACCGCCCCGCTGGCCGGCGGCGACCGCAAGGGCGAGGACGCCTCCATCACCGTGACCGTGCAGTCGGTCAAGGAGCGTCAGCTGCCCGAGGCCGACGACGACTTCGCCCAGCTCGCCAGCGAGTTCGACACCCTCGAGGAGCTGAAGGCCGACCTGCTCAAGCAGGTCGAGCAGTCCAAGAAGTTCGAGCAGGGCCTGCAGGCGCGCGACAAGGTCCTGGAGAAGCTGCTCGAGCTCGTCGAGGTCCCCGTCCCGGCGTCGCTGGTCGAGGCCGAGATCCACTCCCACCTCGAGCGCGAGAACCGCCTCGAGGACGCCGAGCACCGCGCCGA from Kineococcus rhizosphaerae includes these protein-coding regions:
- a CDS encoding PP2C family protein-serine/threonine phosphatase produces the protein MERRSAPRARPVHHPSLFGAARRADLRRLLTRPPQGLALVLLVAVVLAVGLVSASTRVVTLTSLVPVALVGSLVLRYRRMVVLAVAVMVAVAVSGLLRPASWPPLTPSFVVVTALTVLMAVVFARGRERLGLTGYLGEAMLVDLRDRLLAQGRPPQLPPGWHAEGLLRPAHGDAFSGDVLLSSVVGDHLEVALVDVSGKGQDAGSRGLLLSGAFGGLLGALPPHEFLPAANRYVLRQNWFEGFATAVHVAVDLTSGKVTVSSAGHPPAVHAHGAHDAELLEGAAGPVLGLVPEAEFTAVTTTLEPGDALLVYSDGVVEQRDVDLGEGIGALVRRLLTLPVGQRTGSLGRLVDDVAPGEADDRTALMLWRDA
- a CDS encoding glycerate kinase translates to MPWPESVFHVVVAPDKFKGSLSAGEVARIVAEGFREGFLAAFVAGCRDRGLEPEGLGIASTELPVADGGEGTVEAALRSAGFVPVTVEVPGPTGRTVEATFARDADHGSDVVLVEMAQASGLDRLPGGVPAPLSATTRGTGELVRAALDAGAREVVLAAGGSATTDGGAGILVALGARLLDAAGHDLPDGGAALLDLDRVDLSGLDPRARAVRWTLAADVDNPLLGERGAAAVFGPQKGASPADVALLDAALTRFADVLAATTGLDARDAPGAGAAGGVGFLALGFFGATRRPGIEVVLELAGWSERTKDASLVITGEGSFDEQSLGGKTPVGVAAAAARVPAPVVVLSGRRTLPEARWRAAGFSDARALTDLEPDPAVCVRDAAPLLARLARDLGAERGARAAAQRPPS
- the tig gene encoding trigger factor — protein: MKSDVETLNPTRVKFTVEVGYDELKPSLDKAYKTIGGQVQVPGFRKGKVPARVIDQRFGRAVVLEEAVNDALPKFYQQAVEASDFLPLGQPTVDVSQAPDPAKGGDLKFSVEVDVRPTLELPDLSTVVVSVDDLEVPAEEVETRLTALRERFGTLVGVDRAAADGDFVSIDLRAEIDGEEIETAKGISYRIGQGNMIEGLDEALTGVAAEGTTTFTAPLAGGDRKGEDASITVTVQSVKERQLPEADDDFAQLASEFDTLEELKADLLKQVEQSKKFEQGLQARDKVLEKLLELVEVPVPASLVEAEIHSHLERENRLEDAEHRAEIQESTEQAIRSQLLLDALADREEIGVEQGELIEYLVGQSQQYGMDPNQFVQMVDGAGQIPVMVSEVRRRKALAVAMEKATVTDASGNAVDLEELVGGDEEDEGTEGAEAGTADADADATVESPESEAGATVDPTGDDEAAAADEVSKS